In one window of SAR324 cluster bacterium DNA:
- a CDS encoding response regulator, translated as MDKKPGILIVDDQENNRLVIEDILRKLKCTIKGASSGEEALEILQVWPADLILMDQMMPGLSGIETVKRIKAQKQFEQLPILMVTAKDETATLKEAFEVGAMDYILKPVERVTLLARVGSALRTKQAFDEIKQLTETLTRQTEELTHFTHMVSHDLKSPAASAASLFEFFLFRLKEDYADVWNNQDFQEILVRIPRLFRKMLGFVDTMLNYASSGKIVGELVLVGMNSVIEEVLPHFDPQREEGIVEFKIAPNLPQVECDPLKMGQVWQNLLGNAIKYRGETNPVEINIGCEDHGNGYRFWIHDNGPGIDPEDQESIFQPFTRANDTVEGSGIGLATVTRIIQAHHGKIYVDSQNRTGAKFMIELPRPGQATS; from the coding sequence ATGGACAAAAAACCGGGAATTCTCATTGTGGATGACCAGGAAAACAACCGACTGGTCATTGAAGACATCCTGCGAAAACTCAAATGCACCATCAAGGGGGCATCTTCCGGGGAAGAGGCTCTGGAAATATTACAAGTCTGGCCGGCGGATCTGATTCTCATGGATCAGATGATGCCGGGACTCAGTGGCATTGAAACCGTCAAACGCATCAAAGCCCAAAAACAGTTTGAACAGCTTCCCATCCTGATGGTTACAGCCAAAGACGAAACCGCCACCTTGAAAGAAGCGTTTGAAGTCGGCGCCATGGATTATATCCTCAAACCTGTGGAACGGGTGACATTGCTGGCCAGAGTTGGTTCAGCCCTCAGGACCAAACAGGCGTTTGACGAGATCAAACAGTTGACAGAAACCCTCACCCGGCAAACCGAAGAACTGACCCATTTCACTCACATGGTCAGCCATGATCTGAAATCGCCTGCGGCCAGTGCGGCCAGTCTGTTTGAATTTTTTCTGTTTCGCCTGAAAGAAGATTATGCCGATGTCTGGAATAATCAGGATTTTCAGGAAATCCTGGTACGGATACCCCGTTTGTTCAGAAAAATGCTGGGCTTTGTGGATACCATGCTGAATTATGCGTCATCGGGAAAAATTGTGGGTGAGTTGGTGCTGGTCGGAATGAATTCTGTGATTGAAGAAGTCCTTCCTCATTTTGACCCGCAACGTGAGGAAGGAATCGTTGAATTCAAAATAGCTCCCAATTTGCCTCAAGTGGAATGTGATCCTTTAAAAATGGGGCAGGTCTGGCAAAATCTTCTGGGGAATGCGATCAAATACCGGGGAGAAACCAATCCGGTTGAAATTAACATTGGATGCGAAGACCATGGAAATGGTTACAGATTCTGGATTCACGACAATGGTCCGGGAATTGATCCAGAAGATCAGGAATCCATTTTTCAGCCATTTACCAGGGCTAATGATACCGTAGAAGGCAGCGGCATCGGTCTGGCTACGGTCACCCGGATCATTCAGGCCCATCATGGAAAAATCTATGTAGATTCTCAAAACCGGACAGGCGCGAAATTCATGATCGAACTCCCTCGTCCGGGCCAGGCCACTTCCTGA
- a CDS encoding HAD-IIIA family hydrolase has translation MRTVFVDRDGVINQEPGPILTPEQFIWIPRSAEAIKKINEQSWRCIVVSNQSGFARGTLSMEQFQAICDKMNQGFAKVGAHIDDLFYCPHYPKPLKDGVKELCVDCECRKPGTMMFDQAARKHGILPKDCVFIGDTTTDFEAAYRWGMPVIGVRTGHAGDDRKCDREPFAWVDDLYEAVTMIIRKWPGPDEGVRS, from the coding sequence ATGCGAACCGTATTTGTTGACCGGGATGGCGTGATCAATCAGGAGCCAGGCCCTATTCTGACACCGGAACAATTCATCTGGATTCCTCGAAGCGCAGAGGCGATCAAAAAAATCAATGAGCAATCATGGCGCTGTATTGTGGTCAGTAACCAATCCGGTTTTGCCCGTGGAACGCTGTCTATGGAACAATTTCAGGCAATTTGTGATAAAATGAATCAGGGGTTTGCCAAGGTCGGCGCCCATATTGACGATCTGTTTTATTGTCCGCATTATCCGAAACCGCTGAAGGATGGGGTCAAAGAACTGTGTGTGGATTGCGAATGCCGTAAACCGGGAACTATGATGTTTGACCAGGCGGCCCGGAAACATGGCATATTGCCAAAGGATTGTGTGTTTATCGGAGACACCACCACTGACTTTGAAGCGGCTTATCGCTGGGGAATGCCGGTTATTGGCGTCAGAACCGGTCACGCGGGAGATGACCGCAAATGTGACCGGGAGCCGTTTGCATGGGTGGATGATCTTTATGAGGCTGTGACTATGATTATCAGGAAGTGGCCTGGCCCGGACGAGGGAGTTCGATCATGA
- a CDS encoding exopolyphosphatase — translation MSDNQSYRLVTRSDFDGLVCAVLLKEQKLVSDILFVHPKDMQDQKIAITNKDIVTNLPYVEGCFLCFDHHHSEIIRRGGKQPENHIIDPDAQSAARVVYDYYGGEKTFTPKYNEMMAAVDKGDAAQFSKEEILDPTGWVLLNYLMDARTGLGRFRDFRISNYELMMQLIDYCREHSIDQILNLPDVAERIELYFEHAEKSKEQIQRCSTVHGNLVVLDLRNEETIYTGNRFMIYALYPETNISIHVMWGLKQQNTVFAIGNSIIKRDSKTDIGALALKYGGGGHVNAGTCQVANDQAEKSLKELIQQITANG, via the coding sequence GTGTCAGACAATCAATCCTATCGATTAGTAACCCGAAGTGATTTTGACGGTTTGGTGTGCGCTGTTTTACTGAAAGAACAGAAGCTGGTTTCAGATATTCTGTTTGTTCATCCCAAAGACATGCAGGATCAGAAAATAGCCATCACGAACAAGGACATCGTGACCAATCTGCCCTATGTGGAAGGCTGTTTCCTGTGTTTTGATCATCATCACAGTGAAATCATCCGACGTGGAGGAAAACAGCCTGAAAATCACATCATTGATCCCGATGCCCAATCCGCGGCCCGGGTTGTTTATGATTATTATGGCGGTGAAAAAACATTCACACCCAAATACAACGAAATGATGGCCGCGGTGGATAAAGGCGATGCCGCACAATTTTCCAAAGAAGAAATACTTGATCCGACAGGTTGGGTGCTGCTCAACTATCTGATGGATGCCCGCACAGGCCTGGGACGGTTTCGGGATTTCCGTATTTCCAACTACGAACTCATGATGCAACTGATCGACTATTGTCGTGAGCATTCCATTGATCAGATTCTGAATCTGCCGGATGTCGCTGAACGCATCGAACTGTATTTTGAACATGCTGAAAAATCCAAGGAGCAAATCCAGCGCTGTTCCACGGTACATGGCAATCTGGTGGTCCTAGATCTTCGAAATGAAGAAACCATTTATACCGGAAACCGGTTCATGATTTACGCCCTGTATCCGGAAACCAATATTTCTATCCATGTCATGTGGGGTTTGAAACAGCAGAACACTGTTTTTGCCATTGGTAACTCAATTATCAAGCGAGATTCAAAAACTGATATCGGGGCATTGGCTTTGAAATATGGCGGTGGCGGGCATGTGAATGCCGGAACCTGTCAGGTGGCCAATGATCAGGCGGAAAAATCCCTGAAAGAACTGATTCAACAAATCACAGCCAATGGCTAA